A stretch of the Porifericola rhodea genome encodes the following:
- a CDS encoding NupC/NupG family nucleoside CNT transporter yields MDYLRGIIGIATLVGIAFLLSKNKKAINWRLVITGIVLQLLAGILILRVPFIAAIFKKVSEGFVKFLSFSQEGAAFLFGGLVDETSFGFIFAFQVLPTIIFFSTVSAGLYYLGILQKLVYGIAWIMARTMRLSGAESLSAAGNIFLGQTEAPLLVKPYISRMTYSELMCLMTGGMATIAGGVLAGYVAFLGGDDPVERTRFAAYLLSASIMNAPAAIVIAKILIPETNKEAIDTNLKVADEEMGVNLIDALSRGASDGLRLSVNVGAMLLAFIAVIAALNFLLKDVFGDITHLNQWVVSSTGGEFDGFSLEYILGQIFRVLAYIMGVAWEEALEVGSLLGQKTVINEFVAYLSMSEMKADGIINGKALVVATYALCGFSNFSSIAIQIGGIGSLAPNQQSNLSKLGLWALLAATIACMMTGTVAGMLVDY; encoded by the coding sequence ATGGACTATCTACGCGGAATCATTGGCATTGCCACTCTGGTAGGCATTGCTTTTCTTTTGTCAAAAAATAAAAAGGCGATCAACTGGCGTCTGGTAATTACAGGTATAGTATTGCAGCTGCTGGCCGGCATCCTTATACTTAGGGTCCCCTTTATTGCCGCAATATTTAAAAAAGTAAGCGAAGGATTTGTCAAATTTCTAAGCTTCTCCCAGGAGGGTGCTGCCTTTCTTTTTGGAGGTCTGGTAGATGAAACATCCTTTGGTTTTATCTTTGCCTTTCAGGTACTGCCCACTATTATCTTTTTTTCTACCGTATCGGCAGGTCTGTATTATTTGGGCATATTACAAAAATTAGTGTATGGCATCGCCTGGATTATGGCCCGTACTATGCGGCTATCGGGTGCAGAAAGCCTTTCTGCGGCTGGCAACATCTTTCTAGGGCAAACTGAAGCTCCACTTCTTGTTAAGCCTTATATCTCTCGTATGACCTATTCAGAACTGATGTGCCTGATGACCGGGGGTATGGCTACAATTGCAGGAGGGGTATTGGCTGGATATGTCGCATTTTTAGGTGGAGATGATCCTGTAGAACGTACCAGATTCGCCGCCTACCTTCTAAGTGCTTCTATAATGAATGCACCTGCTGCTATTGTAATCGCCAAAATACTGATTCCGGAAACTAACAAAGAGGCCATTGATACCAATCTTAAAGTAGCAGATGAAGAAATGGGTGTAAACCTGATTGACGCCCTCTCTCGTGGTGCATCAGATGGTTTGCGTCTCTCAGTCAATGTTGGGGCTATGCTATTAGCGTTTATTGCCGTAATTGCTGCACTTAACTTTTTGCTGAAAGACGTTTTCGGAGATATTACACACCTGAATCAGTGGGTTGTCAGCTCTACAGGAGGCGAATTTGATGGTTTTTCTCTGGAGTACATATTAGGTCAGATTTTTAGAGTGCTTGCTTACATTATGGGTGTTGCCTGGGAAGAAGCACTGGAAGTAGGAAGCCTCTTAGGACAAAAAACCGTAATCAATGAGTTTGTCGCTTACCTGAGCATGTCAGAAATGAAAGCGGATGGAATTATTAATGGCAAAGCACTGGTAGTAGCCACCTACGCACTCTGCGGTTTTTCTAATTTTTCTTCTATTGCCATACAGATCGGAGGCATCGGAAGTCTGGCACCTAACCAGCAATCTAACTTGTCCAAACTGGGCCTTTGGGCGCTACTGGCTGCCACTATCGCCTGCATGATGACAGGTACAGTCGCAGGTATGCTGGTAGACTATTAA
- a CDS encoding bifunctional nuclease family protein: protein MDKIELEILGLSSSQSQSGSFALVLGETIGNRRLPIIIGMFEAQAIAIEIEKIAPNRPMTHDLFKSFAQSFNYTVEEIVISDLKEGVFFAKIVCSDGGRSVEIDARPSDAIAIGLRFGVPIFTFESVLSEAGIVLTDEEEGEKESTSTASEEEKVAANKPFKEQLKDLNFDRLQTLLDEALKNEDYEKAAHIRDEMNRRN from the coding sequence GTGGATAAAATTGAGTTAGAAATTTTAGGGCTATCTTCTAGTCAATCTCAATCTGGATCATTTGCTTTGGTGTTGGGAGAAACTATTGGCAATCGTAGGCTGCCAATTATTATTGGTATGTTTGAGGCTCAAGCCATTGCTATAGAGATTGAAAAAATTGCTCCTAACCGGCCCATGACCCATGATCTCTTCAAATCTTTCGCTCAAAGCTTTAATTATACTGTGGAGGAAATAGTAATTTCCGATCTGAAAGAAGGGGTGTTTTTTGCTAAGATCGTTTGTAGTGATGGAGGACGCAGTGTAGAAATTGACGCTCGCCCTTCTGATGCTATAGCCATTGGTCTTCGCTTTGGCGTACCTATATTTACCTTTGAAAGCGTGCTTTCTGAGGCGGGCATAGTACTTACCGACGAAGAAGAAGGCGAAAAAGAAAGCACATCAACTGCCTCTGAGGAAGAAAAGGTTGCTGCTAACAAACCTTTTAAAGAGCAGTTGAAAGATCTGAATTTTGATCGCTTGCAAACCCTTTTAGATGAAGCTTTGAAGAACGAAGATTATGAAAAGGCAGCTCATATTAGAGATGAAATGAACCGTAGAAATTAA